The genomic segment TGCTCTATCAGATTCGTCCTGCATTCGGCGGTAACATCGTGGCAACAATCGTCAATCCCGACCACCGTCCGCAGATGGCAACCGTCCGCTCAGGCGTGATGCAGAAAGCCATTTACGACGGCGAATGCCGCAAAGAAGTGGTTTACCCCGAAGTGTCCAAGTATGTCAGCCCCGAGGCTTTCGTAGTGAAAGTGCTTGAACACCGCGTCGAGGCAGCCAAGCACAATCTGAAAGGTGCGCCCATCGTCGTAGCCGGCGGTTACGGCGTCGGTTCAAAAGAAGGTTTCGACCAGCTGTTTGAACTCGCCAAAGTGCTCCACGGCGAAGTGGGTGGCTCGCGTGCCGCCGTCGATGCTGGATGGATTGACCACGACCGACAGATTGGTCAGACGGGTGTCACCGTTCATCCGAAGGTATATATCGCCTGCGGTATCTCTGGTCAGATTCAGCATATCGCCGGTATGCAGGACTCAGGCATCATCATCTCCATCAACAACGACCCCGAAGCGCCAATCAACAAGATTGCCGACTACGTGATTGTAGGCACGGTGGAGGAAACTGTTCCGAAACTGATTAAGTACTACAAACAGAATTCAAAGTAAAATGAAACTAACCATCCTCTCGGTTCTTTTCTATGCAGCATTGGTGGTTGCAAATATATGGTTTGCCATCACCATGGAGGCAGATTGCACTAAACACATCTTTTCAAAAGTGTTGAACGTATTATTTGCCTTATACTTTGCATACAATTTATATAAGGAATTGAAAGGAATAAAGAGAAAATAATTATGGCAAACTATTTTACTGACCATCCCGAATTGGAATTTCATCTTCATCACCCGCTGATGAAGCGCATCGTTGAGTTGAAAGAACGCAACTTTGCGGATAAAGATAAGTATGAAGATGCGCCCGTTGACTACAACGACGCCATCGAGAACTATAAGCAACTGCTCGATATCACGGGCGACATCGCTGCGAACATCATCGAACCAAACTCTGAGAGTGTTGACCTCGAAGGTCCGCATCTCGAAAACGGACGCATGATTTACGCATCGAAGACCTTCGAGAATATCGACGCTACGCGCAAAGCAGGTCTTTGGGGCATCTCCATGCCACGTCGCTACGGTGGACTGAACATGCCCATCACACCGTACTCAATGGCTTCGGAGATTGTTTCGACGGCAGATGCCGGCTTCCAGAACATCTGGTCGCTGCAAGACTGCATCGAGACCCTCTACGAATTTGGCTCAGAAGAACAGCGCCAGAAGTACATCCCGCGTGTTTGTGCCGGTGAAACCATGTCAATGGACCTCACCGAGCCCGACGCAGGTTCTGACCTCCAGCGCGTGATGCTCAAGGCAACCTATGACGAAGAGAACGATTGCTGGCGACTGAACGGTGTGAAACGCTTCATCACCAACGGCGATTCAGACATCCACCTCGTGCTGGCACGTTCGGAAGAAGGCACCCGTGACGGTCGCGGACTCTCGATGTTCATCTACGACAAGCGCGACGGCGGCGTGGATGTGCGCCACATCGAGCACAAACTCGGTATTCACGGTTCGCCCACCTGCGAGCTGACCTACAAGAATGCGAAGGCTGAACTCTGCGGAAGCACACGCCTCGGACTTATCAAATACGTCATGGCACTCATGAACGGAGCCCGCCTGGGCATCGCCGCACAATCGACAGGTCTGTCGCAGGCTGCCTACAACGAAGCACTCGCCTACGCCAAGGAGCGCCGTCAGTTCGATACCGCCATCATCGACTTCCCCGCCGTATATGACATGCTCAGCCGCATGAAGGCAAAACTCGATGCCGGACGCAGCATCCTCTATCAGACAGCCCGCTACGTCGATATCTACAAAGCACTGGAAGACATCGCCCGTGAGCGTACGCTGACTCCCGAAGAGCGCCAGGAACAGAAGCTCTACTCACGACTGGCAGACGCTTTCACACCACTGGCAAAGGGTATGAACTCGGAATATGCCAACCAGAACGCCTACGACGCGATTCAGGTGCACGGCGGTTCGGGCTTTATCATGGAATATAAGTGTCAGCGACTCTATCGCGACGCACGCATCTTCTCCATCTACGAGGGAACGACGCAGCTGCAAGTGGTGGCAGCCATCCGCTACATCACCAACGGAACATACCTCAACCTGATGAAGGAAATGCTCGAAAAGGAAGTCAGCGACGAGATGAAACCGCTCAAAGTGCGCGTGGAAGGCATGGTGAAAAACTACGAGGAGGCACTCAACTACGTCAAGGAACTGAACAACCAAGACGCGCAAGACTTCCTCGCACGCCGACTCTACGACATGACGGCAGAGATTATGATGTCGCTCCTCATCCTCGACGATGCCAGCCGGGCACCCGAACTCTTCGCCAAGAGCGCCAACGTCTATGTGCGCATGGCAGAAGAGAACGTACTCGGAAAGACCGTTTATGTGCGCCACTTCACGCCCGAAGACCTCAAAAGCTTCACGGCAAGGGAGTGTGAATGCAAAGAATAATCACTGAACAACATTTAGCAAATTCCCCTCACAAAGGGGAATTTGCGTTATTTGGCAGATGGATACCATACAACATATCATCATAGATGACACGCTCCAGAACATCGGTGACACAAAATTCACCGACTATCTGTGCCATGCCTATTGTCATGAAGGATATTGCACGTTTACCTACAACAACCAAGCCTTCCGCTTCGGTAAGGGCGACTGTATGATTATCCCCTGTCGGCGCGACATGATAGAGCATCTTGAGGAAAGCAAGGACTTCCGCGTGGACGTGATATCTGCCACACTGGAGTTCCTTCAGGTGGCAACACCGCAGAGCAACTATGGCATGAAGGGACATCTGGCGCTGTTCGACAATCCCATCATGCGCCTCACGGAAGAACAACAGAAACGCTGCATCAACAACTTCTCCGTCATCAGGCAACGCCTCTCGCAGCCGCAACACCACTTCTTCCGCGACGTACTCATCAATGCCGTGCAGACGATGATACTCGACTTCTTCGACTTCCACGCAGAACTGTATGGCTTCGATAAGATTTCCACACAATACCAGCAGCTGATGCAGCAGTTTATCGACTTACTGGAACGAGGCGATTTCCGACAGAATCGCGAGATAGGATATTACGCCGACAAACTCTGCGTCACACCCAAATATCTCAGCGAGGTGTCGAAAAAGGTGAGCGGACTGCCTGCCAACTATTGGATTACGCGCTATACCGCGCTCGACATCAGCCGACTGCTGCGCGACCGCACACGCTCTTTTACCGAAATCAGCGACCTGTTCGGCTTCTCGTCCCTCTCCCACTTCAGCCGATACGTCCAGAACAATCTCGGAGCCAAGCCCACCGATTTCAGGGAATAGATGCCTGGAGCCATTCCCACAAATAGGACCCATGTTCAGCCTACCTGTCACGAAAATACGCCCCGGCGTTTTTTCCAAACCCCGGAGCGTACGTCAATTCAAACAATCCAATCTTTTAATCTACTCCAAAAGTAGCAATAACCAATGAATTCTTTTCATCCTTTTCATTCGGATTGGTCACATAGATACCATACTCCCCAGCTGGCAGATTGTCAATCGCAACGAGATAAGAATCCTCACCATACTTCTTGGCATTGAAATCCATCCGCTTCATATTGTTGCTTGAGTCACCTCCAAATGAATTTGACTTCGACATCTCTGCACGTCGAGCATTGCCTTTTATATCAAACTGAATGATGTTAATGATTTGCAAAGGATCAGTCTTATTATCTACCGCACGGACGATAAATTTTGTCAAGGCCGATTGAGGAATGCGTGTCTTAGCCGTTTTTCCTTGTATATGCAGGCGCGACTTGATGCTTCCAATACCCACGAGATAAAGAGATGCACCAGCTTTTGTTTTTATCTGAGCATTTTCTTTAGGCAGTAAAAGCCCTTCTGTGTCAGTCTTCACATATACCACCTGTCCCGAAAATTCAGGTTCATCTACAGTTATTTTGTTCTGTGCATTTGCATGTACCACTACGATACCGGCGATTAACGCTAAAATAATCTTTTTCATGATTTTAATCCTTAATAATGTTAGACGTGAATATTTTTATGAGCCACTTACTGTTGTTTAGCTGAGACAGAAAAGAAACGTGGACTCTTCAACTTCGTCATCAGTTTCTCTCACGTATCGCCAAACACGTCAAACGTTCCAATTACGAGTAAAAGCCCACGTCAGTCATGACGTGAGCGTTGAGACTTCTACTCTTGAACGTTTTTCTTCTAATTGGCGATTTCGAGAGAAAACAAGAATAAAGCTAACGCTTCTTATCTATATGTCTTTTGTCTGTTTTATTAGTCCATAGGCAACAGGTTTCGTTCAACTTATATTTTGGATACATTGCAAAGATACAAAAAAAGGGAATACAAAAAGAATTTATGAACACATTTTCTCTCTTATAAAAGAACATCTGCCTCCGTATATCCTTTTTATAATGCTTTCTCATGTTTTTTCAGATTACATTTCGATACGTTCTACGCGCAGGCGTAGGGTGCCGGCAGGCACGCGCACTTCAATGACATCGCCCACCTTCTTGTTGAGCAACGCCTGTGCTATGGGCGACTTGACGGAGATTTTTCCCTCGCGAAGGTTGGCCTCGTGAGGGCTGGTGAGCGTATAGGTCATCCGGCTGTTATTTCCCAGATTGGTGATTTCCACCCTACTGAGCAACTGGATGCAGTCACTCGTGCGGTTCGACATGTCAATCACGCGGGCATGAGCCAGCACTCTCTGCTTGTAGCGAATCCTGCTCAACAGCCTCCCTTGTTCACGCTTGGCTGCATGATACTCAAAGTTCTCACTGAGGTCGCCCTTGTCGCGCGCCTCGGCAATCGCCTCCCTCACCTGCGGAAGTTCCACACTCTCCAACTGTCGTAACTCGGCTACGAGCTTGTCGTAGCCTTCCTGAGACATATATTCCATATCAGTCTTTTTCTTTTTCCGGATGCGAAGTTACGAAAAAAAGACGAACACACACGCCCGTACCCCTTAAAATATAGCGACTAACAGGCAAAACGGAGAGAAAAAACGCCACTTTCCATTCCCCAGACGTAAAGGACGGAAGAGCAAACCACCACCCCTCTCATCAACCGACAGAGCATATATTATATAAAATAATGTGGCGTGAGTCCGACATAAGAATGACGAAAATTTTATGACGCTTCTCATGCCGTCCCCTCATTCCACCCGTTAAGCCGCCTCCCACTTTTGTATATTTATGCATGGGAGGAGCGGTTGGAGGGCAATTTGTAAACCTTTGAATTTCAATACTTTAAAAACGGCTTTCCAAAAGTGCCACTTTCGCACTCCAAAAGGGGAACTTTTAGGAGCTAAAAGTGGCACTTTTGGAAAGCAAAAGTTCCCCTTTTGGAAAACGAAAGTTCAACTGCATATTTATGCGCCCTTTTCCGCATGTTTATACAGGATGTGTTTTGGTGTTTTTTTTCGCCAAATTCACGTTAAAGTAACAGGTCTTATAACCGATTGGGAGCGAAAGTCTGTTTTTGATAAAATTCCCCGAAATTTGTGTAACTAACGCTTTTGATAAATTCCGTAATTTTGCATCCAGTTGATGAACCTCCTCCCATAAAATTTGGAGACAGGGATGAACAAAACTAAAAACATTTACGAATATGAAACGAATCATCACAATCATGATGGCAGTATTGACTATGACAACAGTACAAGGACAGACGCTGACAGAGCGTCAGAAGGGATTGGCTGCATGTGCATGCCTGATGGCACAAGGCGACCTGAAGAGATTGGAACCTGCCGTGCGACAGGCTCTGGACAACGGCGTGACCATCAACGAACTGAAAGAGGCTCTCTCGCAACTCTATGCCTACACAGGCTTTCCACGTTCGCTGAATGCGCTGGGCGTATTGAGCAAAGTGTTGCAAGAAGGCAATAATCCGAATTGGAAAGAAGGTAAGCCCTGGAAACGTCCTAAGGAATGGGACGATGCACGGAAAGCCTATGAACTGGGCAAGAAGAATCAGACACAACTCTCCGGAAAGCCGTTTGACTATGCTTTCTGTCCGCAAAACGACTATTACCTGAAGTCACATCTCTTCGGCGACATCTTCGCCGGCGACCAGCTCTCGGCTGCCGACCGCGAGATCGTCACCGTAGCAGCACTGAGCGGTCTCGACGGCGTTGCCCCGCAGTTGAACGCCCACAAGCTGGGCGCCGTAAACATGGGCAACAGTCAGGAACTGGTGGATGAACTCAGCCAGTGGCTCGACAGCGAGGGATACACCCTGCGCAGCGGTTTTCCAAAAGGCGAACCCAACACGGCTTATGCACAATATTTCACAGGCAATAGTTATCTGGCACCGATGGATGCACAGAACGGCGGTCCTGCCAACGTCACTTTCGAGCCGCGCTGCCGCAACAACTGGCACATCCACCACAAGCAGGTGCAGGTGCTCATCTGCGTAAGCGGTCGCGGCTGGTACCAGGAATGGGGAAAGGACCCTGTACCGATGACCCCCGGAACGGTCATTGCCATCCCTGCCGAAACCAAGCACTGGCATGGCGCTGCCCGCGATTCATGGTTCCAACACCTGACCTACCATACGCACGTGGAGGAAGGAGCCAGCAACGAATGGCTGGAACCCGTGACCGACGAGGTGTATGACAAACTGCAATAGACAATATAACAAGACAAACTTATCGGTCAGCCATCAAGCCCTTTCCATAAAACACAAAAAAAGCATGAGCACATTCGTAGAATACTTCAAGCACCATTGGAAAAAGAACGACGCAGAAGGGCGCCACTTGATTCATTCATGTCCCGAACTGATAGACTGCATTCAGCAAGTGGGATTTCTTCCACTGCTGGAGAGTGGAATAGAAGGCTACAGCGCCGAAGCATTAATGGCTGAGGAATGCCGTTTCACGGAGTTTCCAGACGGTTCTTGGGAGTGGCCGCTATGGCAATGGAAGAGCTCTGTCGTGACCGAAGGCAACTGCGTTTACGGGAAATTCTTTGCCGGCAAGGCTGGCTTCATCAGCCGCAAGTGGTGGCACGACTTCTACAACTGGCGACGCAGTAAGCATCCCATCCCTGAAGAGGGCACCATTGAGGACATCATCCTGCAGACCTTACGTGAGAATGGCAGCATGATAGCACGAGAGTTGCGGGCTGCCTGCGGAATGACCGGACCGAAGATGCGCGGAAAGTTTGACGCTTTCATCAACCGCCTTCAAATGGGTTGCCACATCGTCACCGAAGATTTCGTCTATCCAACCGACAAACACGGGCGGGAATACGGTTTCGGATGGTCACTGCTCACCACGCCCGAACACCTGCTCGGTGCGGATGCCTGCCGATGTTCAAGAACTCCAGAAGAGTCGTATCGCCACATGGAGGAGCATCTCACCCGACTGCTGCCCGAAGCAACGGAAAAACAAATCAAGAAAATCTTGCAATAAGGAAGCGGCGAGGACAGCATGAGTGCTCCTGCACCACCGATGCGCTGCAACCTTTTCGCTCCAAACAATCACATTCTCCGTTTTTGACAATTCTCTCCGAAATTTGTGTAACACAAGTTTCGCGGAGTTCCCGTACCTTTGCCGTTGAAATCCAATGGTGAGAATCATTCAAATTATCAAAAACATAAAACAAATGAAAAAGACATTGATTGCGTATTACTCCCGTCGCGGGGAAAACTATGTGAACGGAAGCATCCGTGAACTGAAACTTGGAAACACGGAAGTGGTGGCACAGAAGATTAAGGACCTGCTACCCGAAGCCGACATATTCCAGATTGACACGACCTACGAATACTC from the Prevotella sp. Rep29 genome contains:
- a CDS encoding electron transfer flavoprotein subunit alpha/FixB family protein; the encoded protein is MNNVFVYIEIENTLVQEVSQELLTKGRKLANQLGVELHAVVIGTDIKGKVEEQILPYGVDKLFVFDAPELFPYTSAPHTDIMVNLFKEEQPQICLMGATVIGRDLGPRVSSSLTSGLTADCTELEIGPYEDKKAGKTYENLLYQIRPAFGGNIVATIVNPDHRPQMATVRSGVMQKAIYDGECRKEVVYPEVSKYVSPEAFVVKVLEHRVEAAKHNLKGAPIVVAGGYGVGSKEGFDQLFELAKVLHGEVGGSRAAVDAGWIDHDRQIGQTGVTVHPKVYIACGISGQIQHIAGMQDSGIIISINNDPEAPINKIADYVIVGTVEETVPKLIKYYKQNSK
- a CDS encoding acyl-CoA dehydrogenase family protein — its product is MANYFTDHPELEFHLHHPLMKRIVELKERNFADKDKYEDAPVDYNDAIENYKQLLDITGDIAANIIEPNSESVDLEGPHLENGRMIYASKTFENIDATRKAGLWGISMPRRYGGLNMPITPYSMASEIVSTADAGFQNIWSLQDCIETLYEFGSEEQRQKYIPRVCAGETMSMDLTEPDAGSDLQRVMLKATYDEENDCWRLNGVKRFITNGDSDIHLVLARSEEGTRDGRGLSMFIYDKRDGGVDVRHIEHKLGIHGSPTCELTYKNAKAELCGSTRLGLIKYVMALMNGARLGIAAQSTGLSQAAYNEALAYAKERRQFDTAIIDFPAVYDMLSRMKAKLDAGRSILYQTARYVDIYKALEDIARERTLTPEERQEQKLYSRLADAFTPLAKGMNSEYANQNAYDAIQVHGGSGFIMEYKCQRLYRDARIFSIYEGTTQLQVVAAIRYITNGTYLNLMKEMLEKEVSDEMKPLKVRVEGMVKNYEEALNYVKELNNQDAQDFLARRLYDMTAEIMMSLLILDDASRAPELFAKSANVYVRMAEENVLGKTVYVRHFTPEDLKSFTARECECKE
- a CDS encoding helix-turn-helix transcriptional regulator: MDTIQHIIIDDTLQNIGDTKFTDYLCHAYCHEGYCTFTYNNQAFRFGKGDCMIIPCRRDMIEHLEESKDFRVDVISATLEFLQVATPQSNYGMKGHLALFDNPIMRLTEEQQKRCINNFSVIRQRLSQPQHHFFRDVLINAVQTMILDFFDFHAELYGFDKISTQYQQLMQQFIDLLERGDFRQNREIGYYADKLCVTPKYLSEVSKKVSGLPANYWITRYTALDISRLLRDRTRSFTEISDLFGFSSLSHFSRYVQNNLGAKPTDFRE
- the greA gene encoding transcription elongation factor GreA; the protein is MEYMSQEGYDKLVAELRQLESVELPQVREAIAEARDKGDLSENFEYHAAKREQGRLLSRIRYKQRVLAHARVIDMSNRTSDCIQLLSRVEITNLGNNSRMTYTLTSPHEANLREGKISVKSPIAQALLNKKVGDVIEVRVPAGTLRLRVERIEM
- a CDS encoding carboxymuconolactone decarboxylase family protein; its protein translation is MKRIITIMMAVLTMTTVQGQTLTERQKGLAACACLMAQGDLKRLEPAVRQALDNGVTINELKEALSQLYAYTGFPRSLNALGVLSKVLQEGNNPNWKEGKPWKRPKEWDDARKAYELGKKNQTQLSGKPFDYAFCPQNDYYLKSHLFGDIFAGDQLSAADREIVTVAALSGLDGVAPQLNAHKLGAVNMGNSQELVDELSQWLDSEGYTLRSGFPKGEPNTAYAQYFTGNSYLAPMDAQNGGPANVTFEPRCRNNWHIHHKQVQVLICVSGRGWYQEWGKDPVPMTPGTVIAIPAETKHWHGAARDSWFQHLTYHTHVEEGASNEWLEPVTDEVYDKLQ